CGATGCCGCCGCTCGTCCCCCCGCGGGAGCCGCGATCGGTCACGCTGCCCCCTCGCACCGCGACGGTCGAAGGCAGCTGTGATGTCCTGGTGGTCGGAGGCGGACCGGCGGGGCTCGGCGCCGCGCTCGGCGCCGCCGCCGCCGGCGCCGAGGTCATCCTGACGGAGCGCTACGGCTTCCTGGGGGGCAATGCGACGGCAGCGCTCGTGATGCCCCTGATGTCCTTCCACACCCAGCGCGCGGCCCCGGCGCCGGGCCGGGCGAGCGAGCTGATGCCGCAGGATCACGGCCCGGGCGATCCGGTCGTGCGCGGCGCCCTGGCGACGATGCTCGAGCGCCTGGTCGCCGCCGGGGGTGCCATGCCCGCCTCGGAGCAGACCGGCTTCGTGGTACCGTTCGACCCCGAGGTCCTGAAGCTGGTGGCGCTCGACCTGGTCGACCAGGCGGGGGTCAAGTTCCTCTTCCACGCCCTCGCCACCGGCGTGACCGGGGCCCCACGCCCGACGGGCGTCGTCTTCGCCACGAAGTCCGGTCCCATCGTCGTCGAGTCCCGGGTCACGGTGGACTGCACCGGCGATGGCGATGTCGCGGCGTTCGCCGGGGCCCCCTTCGAGGTGGGCCGGGACCACGACGCCCGGGTCCAGCCGATGACCCTGATGTTCCGGATGGTCGAGTTCCAGCGCGCCGCCTTCGCGGCTTACCATCGGGAGCATCCGGACCAGTGGCTC
This sequence is a window from Candidatus Rokuibacteriota bacterium. Protein-coding genes within it:
- a CDS encoding FAD-dependent oxidoreductase; this encodes MPPLVPPREPRSVTLPPRTATVEGSCDVLVVGGGPAGLGAALGAAAAGAEVILTERYGFLGGNATAALVMPLMSFHTQRAAPAPGRASELMPQDHGPGDPVVRGALATMLERLVAAGGAMPASEQTGFVVPFDPEVLKLVALDLVDQAGVKFLFHALATGVTGAPRPTGVVFATKSGPIVVESRVTVDCTGDGDVAAFAGAPFEVGRDHDARVQPMTLMFRMVEFQRAAFAAYHREHPDQWLGVHGLWDLIREATAAGELDLPREDILFFGTPHDEEVSVNSTRIGDALGISVWDLTRAEWQARR